A genomic region of Rhizobium sp. NXC24 contains the following coding sequences:
- a CDS encoding extracellular solute-binding protein, with amino-acid sequence MLYERGAKALRGARVAAIAAATGLVMLAGATSAAADTVVKWLHLELDPNYIAVWRKIADQYEAQHPGVKIEMQFLANEAFKAKLPTLLQSNDAPDFFFSWGGGVLKQQQATGTLMDLTAAMNAKDDAWVKSYNPAAVKGLTFDNKISAVPYKLGTVSFFYNKALFAKAGVDANAIKSWDDYLAAVKKIKAAGIVPIAGGGGEKWPIHFYWSYLVMRDGGQKVFSAAKSGEGNGFNDPAIIKAGEQLAELGKLEPFQPGYLGTTWPQALGVFGDGKAAMILGFENTAANQRTNAGDGKGLADDNIGRFAFPAITGGAGLPTDTLGGLNGWAVTKKAPPETLDFLAYLTNAENERTMAQAGMIIPVAVGAEDGVKSPLMHASADQLAHSTWHQNFFDQDLGPSVGRVVNDISVGIVSGQIAPKDGAQQVQDAFEQDQL; translated from the coding sequence ATGCTGTATGAACGCGGGGCGAAGGCCCTTCGCGGTGCGCGTGTTGCTGCGATCGCCGCTGCCACGGGGCTTGTCATGCTTGCCGGCGCCACGAGCGCTGCGGCGGATACGGTCGTCAAGTGGCTGCACCTGGAGCTCGATCCGAACTACATCGCCGTCTGGCGCAAGATCGCCGATCAATATGAAGCCCAGCATCCGGGCGTGAAGATCGAAATGCAGTTCCTGGCGAATGAAGCCTTCAAGGCCAAGCTGCCGACGCTGCTGCAATCGAACGACGCTCCCGATTTCTTCTTTAGTTGGGGCGGTGGTGTGTTGAAGCAGCAGCAGGCAACCGGCACGCTGATGGACCTGACCGCGGCGATGAACGCCAAGGATGACGCCTGGGTGAAGAGCTATAATCCTGCGGCAGTGAAAGGCCTGACCTTCGACAATAAGATCAGTGCCGTGCCTTACAAGCTCGGCACCGTTTCCTTCTTCTATAACAAGGCCTTGTTCGCCAAGGCCGGCGTCGACGCCAATGCTATCAAGAGCTGGGACGACTATCTGGCCGCCGTCAAGAAGATCAAAGCGGCCGGTATCGTGCCGATCGCCGGCGGCGGCGGCGAGAAGTGGCCGATCCATTTCTATTGGAGCTATCTGGTGATGCGTGACGGCGGCCAGAAGGTTTTTTCCGCGGCCAAGAGCGGCGAGGGCAATGGCTTCAATGATCCGGCGATCATCAAGGCCGGCGAGCAGCTTGCCGAACTCGGCAAGCTCGAGCCGTTCCAGCCCGGCTATCTCGGCACCACCTGGCCGCAGGCGCTCGGCGTCTTCGGCGACGGCAAGGCTGCGATGATCCTTGGCTTCGAAAACACCGCCGCCAACCAGCGCACCAATGCCGGCGACGGCAAGGGTCTCGCCGACGACAATATCGGCCGCTTCGCCTTCCCGGCGATTACCGGTGGCGCCGGTCTTCCGACCGATACGCTCGGCGGTCTGAACGGCTGGGCCGTGACCAAGAAGGCCCCGCCTGAAACCCTCGATTTCCTGGCCTATCTGACCAATGCCGAGAACGAACGCACCATGGCGCAGGCCGGCATGATCATCCCGGTCGCCGTCGGCGCGGAAGACGGCGTCAAGAGCCCGTTGATGCACGCCTCGGCCGACCAACTGGCGCATTCGACCTGGCACCAGAACTTCTTCGACCAGGATCTCGGCCCCTCCGTCGGCCGCGTCGTCAACGACATCTCGGTCGGCATCGTCTCGGGCCAGATCGCACCGAAGGATGGCGCGCAGCAGGTCCAGGACGCCTTCGAGCAGGACCAGCTCTAG
- a CDS encoding ROK family transcriptional regulator has product MKTADPELMRAINRFNVLDTIRRAGSIARIEISERTQLSTTTVSAITASLLDDGLILARTEGDLREAAARGRPRVMLELNPDAARVVGAKIAANRMVFVVADFRGEVQSTLTLALRVDRQPISVIADLIEDGVRRCVVDANLALDEIDSVCLGLPGVIEHRTGHVRSSPIFRESGVDFAREMSERLGVTTIVESDAHAITLAHHWFGEARDLDDMVLVSLEQTLGLGVLHGGQLFRGAGGLSHNLGDLTLGIGPQGTVRLASLAGESAILGDQPSGGRFAEAIRLGRGMAHAKTLIAAEDNALIGAAIRAGEACGMALANIVTLFAPPRVILVGSSLALGQPFLDSLREAYSLAIPPSIKGVTELVFDQSTDETWAQGAAVVALRELYESPWGTTGPAPAL; this is encoded by the coding sequence ATGAAAACAGCAGACCCCGAGCTTATGCGGGCAATCAACCGCTTCAACGTGCTGGATACGATCCGGCGGGCGGGTTCGATCGCGCGTATCGAAATCAGCGAGCGCACCCAGCTTTCGACCACGACCGTATCGGCGATCACCGCTTCGCTGCTCGATGACGGCCTGATCCTGGCGCGCACCGAAGGCGACCTGCGTGAAGCCGCCGCCCGTGGGCGGCCGCGCGTCATGCTGGAGCTCAATCCGGACGCCGCCCGCGTCGTCGGCGCAAAAATCGCCGCGAACCGCATGGTCTTCGTCGTCGCCGATTTCCGCGGCGAAGTGCAGTCGACGCTGACGCTCGCCCTTCGCGTCGACCGGCAGCCGATCAGCGTCATCGCCGACCTGATCGAGGACGGGGTGCGCCGCTGCGTCGTCGATGCCAATCTCGCGCTCGATGAAATCGATTCGGTCTGCCTCGGCCTGCCCGGCGTCATCGAACACCGCACCGGCCATGTGCGCTCTAGCCCGATTTTCCGCGAGAGCGGCGTCGATTTCGCCAGGGAAATGTCGGAGCGGCTGGGTGTTACCACCATCGTCGAAAGCGATGCCCATGCGATCACGCTGGCGCATCATTGGTTCGGCGAGGCGAGAGATCTTGACGACATGGTGCTGGTGTCGCTGGAACAGACGCTTGGCCTCGGCGTGCTGCATGGCGGCCAATTGTTTCGCGGCGCCGGCGGCTTGAGTCATAATCTCGGCGACCTCACGCTCGGCATCGGGCCGCAGGGCACGGTCAGGCTCGCGAGCCTGGCGGGCGAAAGCGCGATCCTCGGCGACCAGCCGAGCGGCGGCCGCTTTGCCGAAGCCATCCGCCTCGGCCGCGGCATGGCGCATGCCAAAACATTGATTGCCGCCGAAGACAACGCGCTGATCGGCGCGGCGATCCGCGCCGGCGAAGCCTGCGGCATGGCGCTAGCCAATATCGTCACGCTGTTTGCGCCGCCGCGCGTTATCCTCGTCGGCTCGAGCCTCGCGCTCGGCCAACCCTTCCTCGACAGCCTGAGAGAGGCCTATTCGCTGGCAATCCCGCCATCGATCAAGGGCGTGACCGAACTCGTCTTCGACCAGTCGACAGATGAAACCTGGGCGCAGGGCGCGGCCGTTGTGGCGCTGCGCGAACTCTACGAATCTCCTTGGGGAACGACAGGGCCGGCACCGGCGCTCTGA
- a CDS encoding Gfo/Idh/MocA family oxidoreductase produces MEKVGIGIIGCGNISGAYLTAMKSFPILDIKGVADLNRELAEAKAAEFGLKAVDVAALFADPTIEIIVNLTIPKAHVAVGLQALDAGKHTYSEKPLGINFAEGKKLADAAAAKGLRIGAAPDTFLGGGHQTARAIIDEGAIGIPVGGTATFMCPGHERWHPNPAFYYEVGGGPMLDMGPYYITDLVNLLGPVSQVAGFAVTPRKERIITSEPRNGERIPVHVATHVAGVMAFANGAVVQIGMSFDVAGHKHVPLEVYGTEGTLIVPDPNRFGGPVEYLKKGGQFEEREVAAPYADGNYRSLGVADLAHAIRSNRPHRADGSLALHVLEVMEAFQTASDTGRTIAITTQTERPAPLSESLVDGQIGR; encoded by the coding sequence ATGGAAAAGGTCGGCATTGGCATTATCGGCTGCGGAAACATTTCCGGCGCCTATCTCACCGCGATGAAATCGTTCCCCATTCTCGACATCAAAGGGGTGGCCGACCTCAATCGCGAACTCGCCGAAGCCAAAGCCGCCGAATTTGGTCTGAAGGCCGTCGATGTCGCGGCCCTGTTTGCCGATCCCACGATCGAGATCATCGTCAACCTGACCATTCCGAAAGCACATGTCGCCGTCGGCCTGCAAGCGCTTGACGCCGGTAAGCACACCTATTCGGAAAAGCCGCTCGGCATCAACTTCGCGGAGGGCAAGAAGCTTGCGGATGCCGCGGCCGCCAAGGGCCTGCGCATCGGCGCTGCCCCGGACACCTTCCTCGGCGGCGGCCACCAGACGGCGCGCGCGATCATCGACGAAGGCGCGATCGGCATCCCGGTCGGCGGCACCGCCACCTTCATGTGCCCCGGCCACGAGCGCTGGCATCCGAATCCGGCTTTCTATTATGAAGTCGGTGGCGGCCCGATGCTCGACATGGGACCTTACTACATCACCGACCTCGTCAACCTGCTCGGCCCCGTCTCCCAGGTCGCCGGCTTTGCCGTGACGCCACGCAAGGAGCGCATCATCACCAGCGAGCCGCGCAACGGCGAGCGCATCCCCGTGCATGTCGCCACCCATGTTGCCGGCGTCATGGCCTTCGCCAACGGTGCTGTCGTGCAGATCGGCATGAGCTTTGACGTTGCCGGCCACAAGCATGTGCCGCTCGAAGTCTATGGGACCGAAGGCACGCTGATCGTGCCTGATCCGAACCGTTTCGGCGGCCCGGTCGAATATCTCAAGAAAGGCGGCCAGTTCGAGGAACGCGAAGTCGCGGCCCCCTATGCCGACGGCAACTACCGTTCGCTCGGCGTCGCCGATCTGGCGCATGCCATCCGTTCCAACCGGCCGCACCGCGCCGATGGCAGCCTCGCGCTGCATGTGCTCGAAGTCATGGAAGCCTTCCAGACGGCCTCTGACACCGGCCGCACGATCGCCATCACGACGCAAACAGAGCGTCCGGCCCCTCTGTCCGAATCTCTGGTCGATGGACAGATCGGCCGCTAA
- a CDS encoding ThuA domain-containing protein, whose amino-acid sequence MREALIVWGGWSGHEPQECAHIIRDVLEEDGFKVYLENSTEAFADPSIHDLSLVVPIVTMSKIEKEEVKNLAAAIESGVGIAGYHGGAGDSFRECVEYQFIIGGQWVAHPGNIIDYTVNITKSDDPIMEGITDFPYTSEQYYMHVDPSNEVLATTTFTGDHAYWIDGVVMPVAWKRKYGKGRVFYSSLGHQAKEFNVPQMKTIFRRGANWAAR is encoded by the coding sequence ATGCGCGAAGCACTTATCGTCTGGGGCGGCTGGAGCGGTCACGAACCGCAGGAATGCGCCCATATCATCCGCGACGTGCTGGAAGAGGATGGCTTTAAGGTCTACCTCGAAAACAGCACCGAAGCCTTTGCCGACCCGTCGATCCATGACCTCAGCCTGGTCGTGCCGATCGTCACCATGTCGAAGATCGAGAAGGAAGAGGTGAAGAACCTCGCCGCCGCGATCGAAAGCGGCGTCGGCATCGCCGGCTATCACGGCGGCGCAGGCGACAGCTTCCGGGAATGCGTCGAGTATCAGTTCATTATCGGCGGCCAGTGGGTCGCCCATCCCGGCAACATCATCGACTACACGGTCAACATCACAAAATCGGATGACCCGATCATGGAGGGGATCACCGATTTCCCCTACACATCCGAGCAATATTACATGCATGTCGACCCGTCGAACGAGGTGCTGGCAACCACGACATTTACCGGCGATCATGCCTATTGGATCGACGGCGTCGTCATGCCGGTCGCCTGGAAGCGCAAATACGGCAAGGGCCGCGTCTTCTATTCCTCACTCGGCCACCAGGCCAAGGAATTCAACGTGCCGCAGATGAAAACCATCTTCCGCCGCGGCGCCAACTGGGCCGCGCGTTGA
- a CDS encoding CorA family divalent cation transporter: MDQGATDAPNTSTVSYGTEPGLRFASQLDGRGGCKQLCMEELSEWKHGQGVTWLHLERDHPAAADWVMHKSGFDPFVIEALLEEDSRPRVEPVGDGLLIILRGVCATSPDGATQKPADIDLVPLHLWVDGERIVSLRDSGHYITALRDIRLSLEKKKGPQRTGDLLALIGDKLVRDLEPVLDAMDEEVDELDELIFHGEAGQVRERLKLLRRRAVQLRRYLAPQRDALNRIEHDDAPWLAERDKLRMREVIDKLMRYIEYLDAIRDRTSILHDDLSTVISERIARNSNRLAALAALLLPPSVVAGLFGMNVGGIPGVNDTWAFVIIVVFVTITSIATLWVLKRINWL, translated from the coding sequence ATGGACCAAGGCGCCACGGATGCACCCAACACGTCGACGGTCAGCTACGGCACCGAACCGGGTTTGCGTTTCGCTTCCCAGCTCGACGGACGTGGCGGCTGCAAGCAGCTCTGCATGGAAGAGCTCAGCGAGTGGAAGCATGGGCAGGGTGTGACTTGGCTACATCTCGAGCGCGACCATCCTGCCGCAGCCGACTGGGTCATGCATAAAAGCGGCTTCGACCCCTTCGTCATCGAAGCCCTGCTGGAGGAGGATTCGCGCCCTCGCGTCGAACCGGTGGGCGACGGGCTATTGATCATCCTGCGCGGCGTCTGCGCGACATCGCCGGACGGCGCGACGCAGAAACCCGCCGATATCGACCTTGTGCCCCTGCATCTCTGGGTCGATGGCGAGCGCATCGTTTCGCTCCGCGACAGCGGCCACTACATTACGGCGCTGCGCGATATCCGTCTGTCGTTGGAAAAGAAAAAAGGGCCGCAGCGCACCGGCGACCTGCTCGCCTTGATCGGCGACAAGCTGGTGCGCGACCTCGAACCCGTGCTCGACGCCATGGATGAAGAGGTGGACGAACTCGACGAACTGATCTTTCACGGCGAAGCCGGCCAAGTGCGCGAGCGCCTGAAACTGCTGCGCCGGCGAGCCGTGCAGCTTCGCCGTTATCTGGCGCCGCAACGTGATGCCCTAAACCGCATCGAGCATGACGATGCGCCCTGGCTTGCCGAGCGCGACAAGCTGCGCATGCGCGAAGTGATCGACAAGCTGATGCGCTACATCGAATATCTCGACGCCATCCGCGACCGCACCAGCATCCTGCACGACGACTTGTCGACCGTCATCAGCGAGCGCATCGCCCGCAATTCCAACCGCCTTGCCGCCCTCGCAGCCCTGCTTTTGCCGCCGAGCGTTGTGGCCGGCCTCTTCGGCATGAATGTCGGTGGCATCCCCGGCGTCAACGACACCTGGGCCTTCGTTATCATCGTCGTCTTCGTAACGATCACCTCGATCGCGACCCTCTGGGTGCTGAAGCGTATCAACTGGCTTTAG
- a CDS encoding GntR family transcriptional regulator encodes MTNFGKEHYFGSMDPKSIFSELRDEIESGELAPGSVLKQESIAERFGVSRQPVRQALDRLLGSGLVVRRPDRSLAVAILSEGEASELTELRAILEVAALEQSVPLLLPSALRKAERLNDGLFAEYDPVGIEELDQQFHLTLYSGCENTRLLRTIATLRRESRRACLHQKRGAQERIDFFEEHAAIVAACVRGDVDAAAQHLRHHLTQTTARLLSMPTKDDLI; translated from the coding sequence TTGACCAATTTCGGGAAAGAGCATTACTTTGGATCCATGGATCCAAAGTCTATTTTCAGCGAGCTGCGGGACGAGATTGAGTCAGGTGAATTGGCACCAGGCTCCGTTCTCAAGCAGGAATCGATCGCCGAGCGTTTCGGGGTCAGCCGCCAACCGGTCAGGCAGGCCCTGGACCGCTTACTTGGGAGTGGCTTGGTCGTGCGGCGTCCGGATCGAAGTCTGGCGGTAGCGATCCTCTCGGAAGGGGAGGCAAGTGAACTTACCGAGCTTCGGGCTATTCTGGAGGTCGCCGCCTTGGAGCAGTCGGTGCCGTTGCTTTTGCCTTCCGCCTTGCGGAAGGCTGAAAGGCTCAACGATGGGCTATTCGCAGAGTACGATCCGGTAGGGATTGAGGAGCTGGACCAACAGTTTCACCTGACCCTGTATAGCGGGTGCGAAAATACGCGATTGCTGAGAACCATTGCAACGCTTCGACGAGAATCTCGGCGGGCATGCCTTCATCAAAAGCGTGGCGCCCAGGAGCGCATTGATTTTTTCGAGGAACACGCCGCGATCGTTGCCGCTTGTGTCAGGGGAGATGTCGACGCTGCCGCGCAGCATCTTCGCCACCATCTCACTCAAACGACTGCAAGACTTCTTTCCATGCCGACAAAGGATGATCTGATATGA
- a CDS encoding OsmC family protein has protein sequence MTVEVHWEREGAVFTDKRYSRAHIWRFDGGQVVPASASPHIVPLPYSVEANVDPEEAYIAAISSCHMLTFLSLAAPKRIVVESYTDKAIGVMEKVDGKLIVSRVELNPTIVYAGEPPTAAMQAELHHLAHEQCFIANSVKTEIQVAAA, from the coding sequence ATGACCGTCGAGGTACATTGGGAGCGCGAAGGAGCAGTCTTCACCGACAAGCGTTACAGCCGCGCGCACATTTGGCGCTTTGACGGCGGCCAAGTCGTGCCGGCGTCGGCTTCGCCGCATATCGTTCCGCTTCCTTATTCCGTGGAAGCCAATGTCGATCCAGAGGAGGCCTACATCGCGGCGATTTCCAGTTGCCACATGTTGACCTTTCTCTCGCTCGCCGCACCCAAGCGGATCGTCGTCGAGAGCTATACCGACAAGGCGATCGGCGTGATGGAAAAGGTCGACGGAAAATTGATCGTCAGCCGCGTTGAGCTCAATCCGACCATCGTCTATGCCGGGGAACCGCCAACCGCCGCAATGCAAGCAGAACTGCACCACCTGGCGCATGAACAGTGCTTCATTGCCAATTCCGTCAAGACGGAAATCCAGGTCGCCGCCGCTTGA
- a CDS encoding ABC transporter ATP-binding protein, translating to MLELRNVSKAVGGETHIAETNLTLQRGTLNVLLGPTLSGKTSLMRLMAGLDKPTSGTIHVDGADVTGVPVQRRNVAMVYQQFINYPAMTVYDNIASPMRLGGIDAATIDREVKKAADLLRLGPFLDRLPLSLSGGQQQRTALARAIVKNAGLVLLDEPLANLDYKLREELRAELPKIFAESGAIFVYATTEPSEALLLGGNTATLSEGKITQFGPTIDVFRRPKDLITAVTFADPPLNTISLDKRGNLFVLNGDMSLPVPPGLESQPDGPYTIAFQPHHLALKPQTSEAVAAPARVMVTEITGSESFIHIDFADRRWVMLIQGVEDIDVDDSIDVYIDPRHIMVFDTNGAAVTPALQRAA from the coding sequence GTGCTTGAACTCAGAAACGTGTCGAAGGCGGTCGGCGGCGAAACGCACATTGCCGAAACGAACCTGACGCTGCAGCGCGGCACGCTGAATGTCCTCCTCGGACCGACGCTTTCAGGCAAGACGTCGCTGATGCGGCTGATGGCCGGGCTGGACAAGCCGACTTCGGGCACGATCCACGTCGACGGCGCCGATGTCACGGGCGTGCCCGTGCAGCGCCGCAACGTCGCCATGGTCTACCAGCAATTCATCAACTATCCCGCCATGACCGTTTACGACAATATCGCATCGCCGATGCGCCTCGGCGGCATCGATGCGGCGACGATCGACCGCGAAGTGAAGAAAGCGGCCGATCTTCTGCGGCTCGGCCCCTTCCTTGATCGTCTGCCGCTCAGCCTCTCCGGCGGCCAGCAGCAGCGCACGGCGCTTGCCCGCGCCATCGTCAAGAATGCAGGCCTGGTGCTGCTCGATGAGCCGCTCGCCAATCTCGACTATAAACTGCGCGAAGAGCTGCGCGCCGAACTGCCGAAAATCTTCGCCGAATCCGGCGCCATCTTCGTCTACGCCACGACCGAACCCTCGGAAGCGCTGCTTTTGGGCGGCAATACCGCGACCCTGTCGGAAGGCAAGATCACCCAGTTCGGACCGACCATCGATGTCTTCCGCAGGCCGAAGGACCTGATCACCGCCGTCACCTTCGCCGATCCGCCGCTGAACACGATCTCGCTCGACAAGCGCGGCAATCTCTTCGTGCTGAACGGCGATATGAGCCTGCCCGTACCGCCGGGCCTAGAAAGCCAGCCGGACGGCCCCTACACCATCGCCTTCCAGCCGCACCATCTGGCGCTGAAGCCGCAGACCTCCGAAGCGGTCGCAGCGCCGGCAAGGGTGATGGTGACCGAGATCACCGGTTCGGAAAGCTTCATCCACATCGATTTCGCCGACCGGCGCTGGGTCATGCTGATCCAGGGCGTCGAGGACATCGATGTCGACGACTCGATCGATGTCTACATCGACCCGCGCCACATCATGGTGTTCGACACCAACGGCGCCGCAGTCACACCCGCCCTGCAACGGGCTGCCTGA
- a CDS encoding ABC transporter ATP-binding protein: MARIDLDHIRHAYNDHPKSDADYALKEVHHSWEDGSAYALLGPSGCGKTTLLNIVSGLVRASEGRILFDGKDVTKLSTQERNIAQVFQFPVVYDTMTVYENLAFPLRNRHVPEAEVKRKVDEIIEMIGLSDSAHRKARGLTADAKQKISLGRGLVRSDVSAILFDEPLTVIDPHMKWVLRSQLKQLHRRFGFTMVYVTHDQTEALTFADKVVVMYNGEVVQIGTPNDLFERPRHTFVGYFIGSPGMNVMPVQIEGRNARLAGSTVALPGAPINGQGGKTELGIRPEFVRLGREGMPATVTKVEDLGRRKVVRARLEGQEITAIIGEDQTVPAEPHIAFDPAGINIYANSWRVEMGA, from the coding sequence ATGGCACGCATCGACCTGGACCATATACGACACGCCTATAACGACCACCCCAAATCCGATGCGGACTATGCGCTGAAGGAAGTTCATCATAGCTGGGAGGACGGCAGCGCCTATGCTTTGCTCGGACCGTCCGGCTGCGGCAAGACCACCCTGCTCAACATCGTTTCCGGCCTCGTGCGCGCCTCGGAAGGCCGCATCCTCTTCGACGGCAAGGACGTGACCAAACTGTCGACGCAGGAGCGCAACATTGCCCAGGTCTTCCAGTTTCCGGTCGTCTACGACACGATGACGGTTTATGAAAACCTCGCTTTCCCCTTGCGCAACCGACACGTTCCGGAAGCCGAAGTGAAGCGCAAGGTCGATGAGATCATCGAGATGATCGGCCTCTCCGACAGTGCCCATCGCAAGGCGCGCGGATTGACGGCCGATGCCAAGCAGAAAATCTCTCTCGGCCGCGGCCTGGTGCGCTCCGATGTCAGCGCCATCCTGTTCGACGAACCGCTGACGGTCATCGACCCACATATGAAATGGGTGCTGCGTTCGCAATTGAAGCAGCTCCACCGCCGCTTCGGCTTCACCATGGTCTATGTCACCCACGATCAGACGGAGGCGCTGACTTTCGCCGACAAGGTCGTGGTGATGTATAACGGCGAGGTGGTGCAGATCGGCACGCCGAACGATCTCTTCGAGCGGCCGCGCCACACCTTCGTCGGCTATTTCATCGGTTCACCGGGCATGAACGTCATGCCTGTGCAGATCGAGGGCCGCAACGCCCGTCTCGCCGGCAGCACCGTCGCGCTGCCTGGCGCCCCCATCAATGGACAGGGCGGCAAGACCGAACTTGGCATCCGCCCGGAATTCGTCCGCCTCGGCCGCGAGGGCATGCCGGCGACCGTGACCAAGGTCGAGGACCTTGGCCGCCGCAAGGTGGTGCGCGCCAGACTGGAAGGGCAGGAGATCACCGCAATCATCGGTGAGGACCAGACCGTGCCGGCCGAACCGCACATCGCCTTCGATCCCGCCGGCATCAATATCTACGCCAACTCCTGGCGCGTCGAGATGGGAGCCTGA
- a CDS encoding sugar ABC transporter permease: MDKTWNNKAWFMLIPVLLLVGFSAVIPLMTVVNYSVQDTFGNNVFFWAGTQWFEEILHSSRFWDSMLRNLIFSFVILAIEVPLGIFIALNMPKKGIGVPVCLVLMALPLLIPWNVVGTIWQVFGRSDIGLMGYVLVGLGIDYNYVSDPADAWATIIIMDVWHWTSLVVLLCYAGLASIPDAFYQAAKIDGASRWSVFRYIQLPKMNRVLLIAVLLRFMDSFMIYTEPFVVTGGGPGNSTTFLSIDLVKMALGQFDLGPAAAMSLIYFLIVLLLSWVFYTVMTNYDAGETR; this comes from the coding sequence ATGGACAAGACCTGGAACAACAAAGCCTGGTTCATGCTCATTCCCGTACTGCTGCTGGTCGGCTTCTCGGCCGTCATCCCGCTGATGACGGTGGTGAACTATTCGGTGCAGGACACCTTCGGCAACAACGTCTTCTTCTGGGCGGGAACACAGTGGTTTGAGGAGATCCTTCATTCCAGCCGCTTCTGGGATTCGATGCTCCGCAACCTGATCTTCTCCTTCGTCATCCTGGCGATCGAGGTGCCGCTCGGCATCTTCATCGCTCTCAACATGCCGAAGAAGGGTATCGGCGTCCCCGTTTGCCTGGTCTTGATGGCACTGCCGCTGCTGATCCCGTGGAATGTCGTCGGGACGATTTGGCAGGTGTTCGGCCGCAGCGATATCGGCCTGATGGGCTACGTCCTCGTCGGCCTCGGCATCGACTACAACTACGTCTCCGATCCGGCCGATGCCTGGGCAACGATTATCATCATGGATGTCTGGCACTGGACCAGCCTCGTCGTGCTGCTCTGCTATGCCGGCCTCGCCTCCATTCCCGATGCCTTCTACCAGGCCGCCAAGATCGACGGCGCCTCGCGCTGGTCCGTCTTCCGCTACATCCAGCTCCCGAAGATGAACCGCGTGCTATTGATCGCCGTGCTCCTGCGCTTCATGGACAGTTTCATGATCTATACCGAACCCTTCGTCGTCACCGGCGGCGGCCCTGGCAATTCAACGACCTTCCTGTCGATCGATCTCGTCAAGATGGCCCTTGGCCAGTTCGATCTCGGCCCGGCAGCGGCAATGTCGCTGATCTACTTCCTGATCGTGCTTCTGCTGTCCTGGGTCTTCTACACCGTCATGACCAATTATGATGCGGGAGAGACGCGATGA
- a CDS encoding carbohydrate ABC transporter permease codes for MSGKPLTTSAGDNTMNKIAASSPVAGVTATTGTQPVSRHKEEGRWSWVVPTLYIIFLLLPIYWLVNMSFKTNEEIVSGLTLYPHQPTLRNYTIIFTDPSWYKGYINSITYVVMNMVISVACALPAAYAFSRYRFLGDKHVFFWLLTNRMAPPAVFALPFFQLYSAFGLIDTHIAVALAHCLFNVPLAVWILEGFMSGVPKEIDETAYIDGYSFPRFFIKIFIPLIASGIGVAAFFCFMFSWVELLIARTLTTTDAKPIAAIMTRTVSAAGMDWGLLAAAGVLTLIPGALVIYFVRNYIAKGFALGRV; via the coding sequence ATGAGCGGCAAACCTCTTACGACCTCCGCAGGCGATAACACGATGAACAAGATAGCGGCTTCCAGCCCCGTCGCCGGTGTTACCGCGACGACCGGCACGCAGCCGGTGAGCCGACATAAAGAGGAAGGGCGCTGGTCCTGGGTGGTGCCGACGCTCTACATCATCTTCCTGCTGCTGCCGATCTACTGGCTCGTCAATATGAGCTTCAAGACCAATGAGGAGATCGTCAGCGGGTTGACGCTTTATCCGCACCAGCCGACGCTGCGCAATTACACGATCATCTTCACCGATCCGTCCTGGTATAAGGGCTATATCAACTCCATCACCTATGTCGTCATGAACATGGTGATCTCGGTTGCCTGCGCGCTGCCCGCAGCTTACGCCTTCTCGCGCTACCGCTTCCTCGGCGACAAGCACGTCTTCTTCTGGCTGCTGACCAACCGCATGGCGCCGCCGGCGGTCTTCGCGCTGCCCTTCTTCCAGCTCTATTCGGCCTTCGGCCTGATCGACACTCATATCGCGGTAGCCCTGGCGCACTGCCTGTTCAACGTGCCGCTGGCGGTCTGGATCCTTGAAGGTTTCATGTCCGGCGTGCCGAAGGAGATCGACGAGACGGCCTATATCGACGGCTATTCGTTCCCGCGCTTCTTCATCAAGATCTTCATTCCCTTGATCGCAAGCGGCATCGGTGTCGCCGCCTTCTTCTGCTTCATGTTCTCCTGGGTGGAACTGCTGATCGCCCGCACGCTGACCACGACCGACGCAAAGCCGATCGCCGCCATCATGACGCGCACGGTCTCGGCCGCCGGCATGGACTGGGGCCTGCTTGCCGCCGCCGGCGTGCTGACGCTGATCCCCGGCGCGCTCGTCATCTATTTCGTCCGCAATTACATCGCCAAGGGCTTCGCGCTCGGCCGCGTCTAA